The Arachis ipaensis cultivar K30076 chromosome B10, Araip1.1, whole genome shotgun sequence DNA window TTGGTTGTAGGGGggttgccgtttattggcagccacgaccctGCTAACTTCTTCGTCATTGATGTACTCCTTAGCCACGCACTGGATCTCCTGCATGGTCCATACCGGCCTCGTGGTAAGGTGCTTTCTGAAGTCTTCATTCAGGAGCCCATTCGTTAAGCACAAACTCGCCACCGAGTCCGTGAGCCCGTCAATTTCCAAGCATTCGTCGTTGAAACGATCTAGGTATTTCCTGGTCGGCTCCCCGGCTCTCTGGGTCACTCCCAGCAAATTGATTGGATGCTTGGCTTTGGCGATCCTAGTCGTGAACTGAGCCAGGAAGGCgtggctgatgtcggagaattgggtcaccgaggcctgcgggaggttattgaaccaccgtattgcaggtcccgctagggtgaccgggaaagcgcggcaccttacctcgtctcccactccttctaggttcatcctggcctcaaaggccgtgagGTGTTCCAGTGGGTCTTGCATtccatcgtacctcatgtccgttggcttgtcaaagtgtttcGGCAGCTGGACTTCGAGTATGGAACGGTGGAATGGGGTTGCTCCCATTATTACGGGTCCCCGTGTTCCCGTCGTTCTTCTCTCATCGCTTTCCCGACGAGTGTCCTCATCTCTGCGGTTCCTGGTACGCCGCCCCTCGCGTCTGGCGTAAATGACGGGGTCACGACGTCTTCTCGCGCGCCCTCTCTCCCCGGTGCTTTCGGATTCAGGTTGGGGGCTAGGCGTGCGTCTGGAGCGACTCCTGGAGCGAGAGCGGGAGTGACTCTGCTCTGGGGTGCGTTGGTCGCGTTCCCTATCTGCTAGCCGGCGCTCCAAGTCTTGCATCCTGTGGCGtagctcttgcattattctggcgtggtTGTCTCCGATCCCCCCAAAGGGGCGTCTTTCATGTGATTGGGTTGCGTCCCTCGGGGGTGACCTTGGATGTTGTCGGGTTCCCGTCCCGGCGGCGTCGCCTCCGGGTACGGCCTCGCGGCCTGTCTCCGTTTCGACTAGCACGAAGTCCATGGacgagtccccacagacggcgccaatgtttggtGTGTCGGTTACCGGTCGGTTCGGGTGAAGATCCTGGGAGATAGTAGGGGCTCGTCGGGTCGTGGACTGCCGGTCAGGGGTGTGCAAGGACCCGAGCACTTCGTGTAAgaaaggggggtgccacctgcaaagacactccaacgctCTTGTCAGTAAATGTGCAGGCAGAAAGAGTGGTGTGATATGTGACGTACCTCGGGAGAAGAGACAATCTTCCCCTTATATATTATCAGAGGTGGGCTCTATAAAGGCAGGCCCACTATTCTCGAGGTGCTCCCTTCACAGCTGTGGGTGAGTTGTTACGGACGCGTGTCCAGGTCGGCGATGGAGCGCCCTATCCCTGACCACCCGGGTcgggtggagctcgggtcggCCCAAGCCAGCAgagggtttgggccaggccgtaacaaaaatgataaaaaaatacttaGAAGGAATATATACAGTAGGTTGTTCAGATACAATATTGTCTGAAAATGGTAGTGGATGATCAATATTTCCATCATATGAATTATTACGTGAAAATGGTGAGTTTGGAACATTGCGTGAGAATGATGGTGGAAGGCTAGTACTTCTAGCATATCTTGCGTAAAAATGGTGGTGAAAGGTCAGTATTTTTCACAGAGTCAAGAAGGAGtagatttttttgttttgaaattaatttttttaagtaaGTGGTAGAATGACTTATTGAGAAGTAGAAAAGTCATATATTTCTACTTCTTCAAAAAGCTACAAATTAACTTTTCGaaaagttaaatttttttttaaaataataccaAACACACAGATTATGACTTTTCATAatccaaaagtaaaaaaaaaaaattagcttcTTCTACTTTCCAAACGGACtctatataataaattataatgagACAAATAGCATAAAAACACATTCCTTCTCTTTCATGTGGAAGAAGCAACTCGTTCACCCACAAGCAACATAAACAtttgttcttttttcttcatcttcatccATCTTTCTTCACACACATGTTCTTGAACCCATTCTTGTTCCTGATCCCCTTCTCCTCTCCTGCAATACCATGCATACATTTCCTTCAACTCTTTTGTTCCAACACAAATACTTGATCGGAGAATAAGAAATttatactaataaaaatattagatTTGTCTTCGAATATAAAAATACATACAGATTCAACCATAGACATATGTTATGTTGTAAATTTTGATTTGGTTTAATAgtaaaaacataaaattgtattcGACAAAAGAGACATGGACAGAAATAATATGTTTAAGGACACTAGAAAACCCATTTACAAagaaacaaaattttaatttttcttaaccTATCTTTTTTGTCTTTGTTTCAGGTGTGCCTTTTTCTATATTCCTCTCATAAACGTTAGTTTACCATATATATTGCTTTTGATGGTCGTGAATCTTTTGTATCTTCCTTATTATTTCTGGTTTTGGTTGTTGATTTGATATGATATTATGCTTTCAAAGCTCCACCTTCCTGATTTGGTGAGTCAAGCGTTTATTCAATTATATCAATAATGTTTTCCATATACTTcaagtaatatatttttttgatattttggtaatattattttaatccaccaaCTAAATAATTATTGGTAAAAAACAAATTCTCCAAAATATTAAATATGTCATAAAAATATCAAATTGATCACATGGTATTTAAAATTCCACCAACTAAATCcccaattaaattaattaatatgaaAATGCAATGTTAAAGCAACAAAAGTACTTTGTGGTTAAACAAACGGATTTTTTTTCTTAGCTACGTTATGAAAGTTCAATTCTTGTTTTTGGTATTAAAAATTGTTTAAAACTCTAAACTAGTTGTCTAATTTATTGAAATTATTACAAATTAgtaatgaaaaaaagagaaaaggacaaatcgaTCCTTGATTTTTTGGTTTGCGGATATTTAAGTTCCTaaggatttaaaaatacatttaacttCTTGATCTCTTTAAAATTTAGACACATCGATCCTGTGTCTAATTTATTCCATTTTAAAAACTCTCACATGTGCATCCATATCAATTAGGTCAGTACGACGAAAGTCACGTTTAATTTTTCTGTTGGGTCTGACAGACCCAAGTGAACACGAGGGATCGATATATCTAGGTTTtaaaaaggtcagggacttaaatgcATTTTCAAATCCTTGAGGACTTAAATGTCCGCGGATCAAAAGATTaaggacctatttgtcattttctcaaaaaaaaaaaaaaaaactagcaacataaaaaataattaggagaattattagaatttttttttttgaaaactatctTATTGTTCAAAGAGTAAATGAAGAAAGAATTGTGCTATTTTTTCTCACTCTTACTACTATATCAAGTTGATATCAAGTTCACTCAGCTGGATGGTTTTTGTTATGAGCAgaaaatatacattttttttgCAAAATTAATGTCTGTCAtgaggttttttttattttttttttaaatataaaacttataatttatttagttttaaaatattaataataataataatggttaagtatgattttggtccttaaggtagaggccgaaaatttatttcgtctccaatttttttttttgctacaaaattgtCCCAAatgttttagtttgttttaaaacTGTCATTCGAACCAAActgctccttctccttcttccccaaaatcatGCAGAAGCACTAGGAGAAGCACAAGCAGAAACAGAACCAGAAGTAACAACAATTAATCGAACAGAAGCAgcaggacaacaacaacaacaataaatcacTAATGAATCAACAATGGAATCAAATAGAAACAGAAGAAGCAGGAgcagaaacaaaaacaaaacaacaacAACCATAACAATAAAACAATATAATCAATCAGAAGCAGAAACAAGcagaaacaataataataaaaaattaacaacataATAGAATGGCGAAAAGTGGCGGCGGCGGCGAAGAACACGGCGACGGCGAGGACccttccctctcttcttcccGAACCCCCTCCCCCCTCCCTTCTCCCTTCGCGTAACCCCTTCCCCCTttcccttttacttattttatgtTAACGAAAAAAAGTGACTGAAACAAACAAAATTTCGTACATGACAAATGAGAGTTAGACATTAACAAGTGAGATATATGTCATATTTTTTCGTTAACAAAGTAGATATTTAATTACGACaaaatatttttagtatgtttttaaattattttaaaatatttttatcaataataaaattcaaaaataagccatcaaatagccatcaataatggttttaatggtgtgagattggtatgaAATTTTATctaatgactcacttttctttgctggttacatgctggccaaaatttaataaagttgctggcccctagacttttccttaatCGAAATCAATAGTTAAAACAACTTGAAAACTTTTCTatacttattttttattatcttacAAACTTTCCCACTTAGTTATATTCCATTTGATATATCTCAaggatattttgatattttgatatttgtgTTGTAGAAATAGTCAGGTGAAAGATAATGCAAAATGGTGTTAAGAGGCAGTAGTGTGTTGTTTTTATATTCTGAAATCTGAATTGAATTGTTTCTGTAATGAATCTGAAAACGGTGGCGGTTTGGTACGTTAGTTGGACACAAAAATTTGTTATAAATACGTCGAAGATCACTCCTCACTCGTGGcgctcttctctcttcttcacacacaCAAACAAAGAATTGGTCTCTACAACTCCCACAATTCAAGGGTACGATACGACACTCCCTCTCCTTCGTTCATCAAACTCCATTTTCCCCCATTAAATATCCCTTCATTACACGCTCTTCACCTTCCTTaagcttctttttcttctcttttctaactAACTACATTTTTTTTTCGTTTCTTATATTCATTTGATAACACATTCGTTCATTGTTATTGGTATAATCCTGGTAAATGTTAACGCTTACATGCATGCGCCCCATTCTTTTCGATTCTGCAAGATATTTTGTGGTTCCGATTCGGTGATTATTTGAATTGTTTTAATCTATAGATCTAACCATAGCTTTTGCTCTCCCAAATTCATTTCTTACACTTCAATTTTCATGGCTTAATTAGTAATAATAATGATAGTAATTCAACAGTGTTGTTTTCAAACATTGTAATTTATGAACATGATTTGTTGTAAGTAAATGGATTCTGTGTGTCATTTTGTTGGATTTTTTGCAACCAATTTAAAAGATCATAATTTTGGGTTCTCATAATTGAATAACCTCCAACTGATATGTAACcttgaaaaataaatagaaactTATGATTATTGAgttttttttgttcttaatttcttTATCCTGTATGTGCACGTTCTGTTTCCAGGTGAATATGTTATAAGAATTTAAGCTAATTATGCAtgtgttaaaaaataaaatagatttgATGCATTCCTAATATCCCTCTACAAAATCATAACACATGTTAGTAGTCAATTTAATTTGAATGACTTTATGGTTTTAAATCCCAGTTCACACTCGCTAACTGTGTTTCAATATTGTGTTTTTGCTGTTTATGCTATTCTATTGTGACCTTGGTGCGGATTATGGTTGTATCTGCTTTATTTTCTTCAATTATCTGCAATTTTTGCTGTTAGCTTATGTAAACTTCTTATGCTGTGTTAATTTTGTAAAGTTTCACACATAAACAACTGAGATTTGGTTGCATATTCTGTCTTGATGTACCAGAACAATGGCATCCCATATTGTTGGATATCCTCGCATGGGCCCAAAGAGAGAGCTAAAGTTTGCTTTGGAGTCATTCTGGGAGGGGAAGAGCAGCGCCGAGGATTTGAGGAAGGTGGCTGCTGATCTCAAGGCATCCATCTGGAAGCAGATGGCAGATGCTGGGATCAAGTACATCCCCAGCAACACTTTCTCATGGTATGATCACATGCTCGACACCAGTGCCTTGCTTGGCGCCGTTCCACCCAGATATGGTTGGAGTGGTGGAGAGATTGGGTTTGATACCTACTTCTCCATGGCTAGAGGTAATGCCTCAGTGCCTGCTATGGAGATGACCAAGTGGTTCGACACCAACTAGTAAGTGATGGATAATGGCTATTACTTTTTGTTGTTTGCTTTTTCGTGATGCCATAGTTTTATTGATCTGAATTCTGATCTGTTGTATATGTGCATTGATCCAGCCACTTTATTGTTCCTGAATTGGGACCTGATATGAACTTCACTTACGCTTCCCACAAGGCAGTAGACGAGTACAAGGAGGCCAAGGCAGTATGtattatttgtattaaaattaTTCTCATTGACTATTTATCACTTGGAAACGTTAGGTTAGGTATTGGGAGCTTACTTAAGTAGAGATTTTGAGATTATTGCTATAAGtaaatttctttttgtttttggttaATTCCATCTTTCATGTGCCAACTTTTTGTTCTACGTAACGTAGTTCATTACAATATTGAATACTTAATTTCTTTTGCAGCTTGGAGTAGATACAGTTCCAGTCCTTGTTGGTCCGGTAACATACTTGTTGCTCTCTAAACCTGCCAAGGGTGTTGATAAATCCTTTTGTCTTCTTTCTCTTCTCCCAAAAGTCCTTGGAGTCTACAAGTAATGATTTAACTTGCATACAGCTATTGAATTTTATACCTTCGTGATTATATTCATGTTATTTCTCTAACTTGCTTATAACTATGAACTCAGGGAGGTTGTGGCTGATCTTAAGGCAGCTGGTGCTTCATGGATTCAATTTGATGAACCTGCCCTCGTCTTAGATCTTGAGTCAAAAGAATTGCAAGCATTTACTGCAGCATACTCAGAATTTGCGTCTTCTTTATCTGGATTAAATGTACTTATTGAGACTTACTTTGCTGACGTGCCCGCTGAGGCTTACAAGACCCTCACATCTCTAAGTGGCGTCACAGCATTTGGATTCGATTTAGTCCGAGGAACTAAGACTCTTGATTTGATTAAGGGTGGATTTCCTAGTGGAAAGCACCTCTTTGCTGGAGTGGTTGATGGAAGGAACATTTGGGCTAATGATCTATCTGCTTCTTTGAATACATTAAAGAGTCTTGAGGGCATTGTGGGTAAAGGTATATCACAATTACACATTCTATGCAAAATTTTGGGAGACCTCTGCAGTTAATATAGTCATATGATATCCTTATTTTCTAAATTCTGTGCAGATAATCTTGTTGTGTCCAGCTCTTGCTCACTTCTTCATACTGCTGTTGATCTTGTTAATGAGACCAAGTTGGATAATGAGATCAAATCATGGCTGGCTTTTGCTGCCCAAAAAGTTGTTGAAGTAAATGCGTTGGCTAAAGCATTGTCTGGTCAAACGGATGAGGTAACGTTCATTCTACTTACTGCAGTTCACATTAGTGATTAGACATGATAAGTTTTTAAATAACTGGATGATATTTGTACCCCATAAAATTGTAGCTTCTTTGTTGCAGAAACTACAAATATTCACAGCAAAACGAAATTGTTATCTCTCTTCCAAGttgtttttgttttactttttttctCTCCCTAATGCTACGTCATTCATGTAATCATCTTCTTGTGGTTTCCTTTCCAGGCCTTCTTTTCTTCTAATGCTTCAGCTCTGGCTTCAAGAAAGTCTTCTCCAAGAGTGACTAACGCAGATGTTCAGAAAGCTGTGAGTGCTTATGTTTTGTTGTTTCGGTTCTGATGCTCATTTTTGTTTAGTTGACTCTGGTGAAATTTATTCTCATTACTTATGACTTCTTTCCTTTCCCTCTCAGGCTGCTGCTTTGAAGGGTTCTGACCATCGCCGTGCTACGAATGTCACTGCTAGACTGGATGCTCAGCAAAAGAAGCTTAACCTTCCAATCCTTCCGACCACCACGATTGGATCCTTCCCTCAGACTGTAGAACTGAGGAGGGTGCGCCGAGAATACAAGGCCAACAAGTAACATATGCTTAGATTATCCAGACTTGTTTATTTGAGTATGCCCTTTTTTATTTATTGACTAATATTATACTTTTCAGGATCTCTGAGGATGAATATGTTAAAGCAATTAAGGAGGAAATCCGCAAAGTTGTTGAACTTCAAGAAGAGCTTGACATTGATGTCCTGGTACATGGGGAGCCTGAGGTCCGTTCTATATTCTTCATCTCTTTCTTTCTGAAGAATATCATGCTCTTCCTATATTTTCTAACCATAATGCGATGTTTCCAATTCCAATTATGGTTCCACTAATTACTTATCCCTTTTGTTGCAGAGGAATGATATGGTTGAGTACTTTGGTGAGCAACTCTCTGGCTTTGCCTTTACTGTAAATGGGTGGGTGCAGTCATATGGATCCCGTTGTGTGAAGCCACCAATCATCTATGGTGATGTGAGCCGCCCAAAACCGATGACCGTCTTCTGGTCATCGGCTGCACAGAGCATGACCAAGCGTCCAATGAAGGGAATGCTTACTGGCCCCGTCACTATTCTCAACTGGTCTTTTGTTCGTAATGATCAGCCAAGGTATATACCCAAGGCCTAAAAGAATAAACTTCAAATACATTCAGGAAAATGGAAATAACTTGGAATCAGCATGTTGTTAGTCCTAAGATGGTTTAAAAATTCATCTACAGATCCGAGACTACCTATCAGATTGCCTTGGCTATCAAGGATGAAGTAGAAGACCTTGAAAAGGCAGGTATTACTGTTATCCAAATTGATGAGGCTGCTTTGAGAGAAGGTTTGCCGTTGAGGAAGTCGGAGCAAGCCGATTACTTGAAGTGGGCAGTTCATTCCTTCAGGATCACCAATATTGGCGTGCAAGATACTACTCAGGTAGTTCCCAATTATAGCtttgttctgttttctatttttcttctacaTTCAATAATCTTGTATATATTTGGCAGATCCACACCCACATGTGCTACTCAAACTTCAATGACATCATCCACTCAATCATTGATATGGATGCTGATGTGATCACCATTGAGAACTCACGTTCAGATGAGAAGCTACTATCAGTGTTCAGAGAAGGAGTGAAGTATGGAGCTGGAATTGGACCTGGGGTGTATGACATTCACTCCCCAAGAATACCACCAACGGAAGAAATTGCTGAGAGGATCAACAAGATGCTTGCAGTGCTTGAGAAGGACATTTTGTGGGTCAACCCTGACTGCGGGCTCAAGACCCGCAAGTACCCGGAGGTGAAGCCTGCACTCACAAACATGGTTGAAGCCACTAAGGTCATCCGCAAGCAGCTTGGCAAGTGAACACTGTAGGAAAGGAGAGTATCAGTAGCCAACAGAGATGGTTCTGCTTATATTTGCTGTTTTGTGTGTGTTGAAATAACCGAGtttttagtttataaaaattttaggtGCTTAGTTTGGTGATGCTCTGAGCAATTCTTCCCCCTTCCCCACCGAGCCTTATACTGCTAgataaatattttgtatttttttagcaTTGCTCAATCTTTATTGATATGCAATCGCAGCTATTAGTTTTGTTCCATCCAGTATAATTGGATTCCGATGTAGCCTTGTTCACCAATCTTGAGAGAAGAATATGAAAGCTtcagtttataaaaaaaattatgttaattGTTTTGGTATCCCTGAACTTCGCCTTGGTAGATGATATCAAGTAATGCTTCGGACTTCGGAGTGTGTATATGCAGAAAATACTCCGACTATCAAATCAATGTTTATTCCAGGTATATTTCAAAAATATAAGAAAGAATGTGAATCATTCTACCTCTTTGCCTTATTGCCCATGTAATTATATAATTTAGATAGAGAGACTGGTcactattataaaaaaattttgttattCTATTATATCAAGTGTAACTATTTTAATGTAAAAAGTTAATCGAAAATCGGCCTGCCAAACCAGTCTAGTGCAAAGTAAAAATCCCTTGACAAAGAACCTATCAAAACATATAGCAATCAATTGGTCTATGGCTCATCGAAATAGAGGATACggtaaaaaaaactaaaagaatctatcaaaataataaatcacaaaaaaaaaaaaaacgtttaaccaatttaaaataataaatcacaaaaaaaatttgtttttaaaattacgtataaaatatattattttattatattcgaTTCAACTTTAAATAAATCTTGATTGAACCTTTGAATTTTTAATTCTACTAATTTAATGATTggtttaatttttaaaactttaattttatttgagaATTCGTTCTTCTACTTTAGACAAAAAATTCATAGTTACCAAAAGAGTACTCCTTATTTGGGTGTAAAActgacaattttaaaattttacttttaaaccaaaaaataaaaataaaattttattaacaaaaaaaaaagaaacataattaataaatataaaaaaatctttttacataaaatattcaaacataaaattacttttattttttcataaaatcttttaaaaaaagatttttttctaGAAGCTCACCAAACAAGCCTAACTATAAAATTGTCAAAGTGTTGGTATTTCCGGTGCCAAAATTCGTACCAAGTAGTAATTCCCCCATTAACCAATTAAGCAAATTTCTCTGTTTGTACCAAATCTAATCCCTTAGATGCATCATGCAGATACCATACAGATTTCTAAGAAAGTCAGCTTGAAGACTCTACCCTGAGCAATTGAACCTGAGAGATTCCTGATGCTACAGCTGAAGCACGTGAGCGGAGGTAGGTAACAGTGGCACTTCCATAATAAAACACTAAAATAGAGTCACAAAAGAATAAATTGGAATCAGAATTCAGAAAGAAGGCACCAAACACCCACAATACCAAATGTACAAAACGAAggtgcaagaattgtgccagaagaGGTCATGGAGCTTGCCGGAGTACGAAACCACCAGAGACGGCCCCGATCATAACCCTCGCTTCACTGCCGCCGTCACTGTTAACGGAATCCGTTACGAGACGCCGTCACTGTGCCGGAATTCGAAGGAAGCTCAGAACAATGCCGCTATGCTCGCCTTCGAGCATCTCTCTTCCCAACAGCCCTCCGTCATAAACCCTTCCCCTCCTCCTTTCCCCCCAAAGCCCAGGCTCATGCTTAGGCCCAAGCCCAAGCCAAACAACATTCCAATCACCGGCACTCCTACTCTCCCAGGCTTGGATTCTTTCCCCCAACCCACCCTCTTCCCGGGACTCTCTTCTTTCCCGCAGCATCCTTCTCTCTTTGCTCATTCCGCTGCTTCATCGGCTCCTTCACATCACTGTACGTCTTTTCTTTGCATTCTCATATTGTAAATTTGTGATATCAAATCAGTGATTCTGAGAGTTTCATTTATAACACAAAATGAATTGGTTTTTTCCAAACTGAAATAATCTGACTTTGTACTTGTTTGAATTGAAGATGCATGGATAAGATCTTATTGAACATTGTTAAAATGAgattgattttggtatatttcaGGTACCCCTAGTGCGAGCACTGGTATCAACAACATACTACCCACAAGTAAAGTGCTGCCACAGAAATTAGAAGGAGGATGCCAAATTTCTCAGATAATTGGCCCTGTTACAGCTGCTAGAGATACCGTGACAACAGCAGATCGGAAAAGTGAGTCAACTGCTCTTTCTCTGCTTCCGTTATTGTTAGTTTGTTTGATTAGTTTGACATTTAATTTGTTTAGCATGCTTATATGCTAAAATTATTTCCAGTTGTGTAGGttctttcttttctcaatttaatgATCCAAAATGATGAATGATTCACAAGTTTGCATGTGGTATTGTATAAACTATTGTTAGTATTGTATCTATTTATTTCTACTCTATAATGTGTCATATTTTAATTGGGTGTTTATTTTAATCTGAGTTACCTTCTCCACTCTTTCGTCGTCGTTGTGCCTCCCAAGTATCACCGTCTCATTAgtattttgttttctctttccaaATCATTCTTCTAGAAAaggtactccaactctctctaatCGCGTTTACTCCTCCTCACTCCTTCGTCATCGTCATTACGCCTCCCAAGCATCACCGTCTCATTGGGTGTCTTATTTTCTCTTCCCAAATCATTTTTTcgtactccaactctctctaatTACGTTTACTCCTCCCCATTGTACTCCTTCATCGTCGTCTTTACGCTTCCCAAGCATCACTGTCTCATTGGGTGTCTTGTTTTCTCTTCCCAAATCATTCAATTTAGAAAAGGTACTCCAATTCTCTCTAATTGCGTTTACTTCTCCCCATTCCTTTGTTGTCGTTGTGCCTCCTAAGTATCACCGTCTTCCAAGATATTATTAACTTTCATGAGATTAAAGTAACTCAGATTAAATAAACACCCAATTAAAATATGACACATCAGAGAGAGTAACTTGCATGTTACTTTAGAGAGGGTAGGATAGCATTCACCATATATTTATGCATGTGAGTGTATGATTGAATGGTGGCTCAAAATTTGTGGTTTATATCTTTTTTGTTGAGACTTGTTAAGTTGTATAAATTCTAATTTGTCATTCTAGGAAAAAGACTTTAGCTGTAGTTGTCTATTTTGAATATGGTATATTTCATGATCTATTTTCTTGTATGTATGACACTCATGGTTTGATATAGTTGGTATTCGATATATACACATATTCTAATTTAGAAGTTCTGTTGTTATATTCTCTTCCCGTTGTATTTGTTACAGATATGGCACACTTGTACAAGAATCAACTACAAAACTATGCTCAAAAGCAAAACCTACCGTTACCGGTGTACACTTCCGAGTGGGAGGGCCCTCCTCATGCCATGCGTTTCAAGTGCAAAGTCACACTTGATGGACAGACCTACGAATGTCCTACCGCCTTTTCTAAATTGAAGGATGCTGAACATGCAGCAGCTGAAGTTGCTTTATTGTCATTATTGCGGGGAGGATTTCAAGAGGTTAGTCTTATTCACCTATAGCCATTTACTGAAATTTCTTGTATAACATCTTAATTCTTTTTCTTAATGTTGCTTGCATGCATATGATTTCTGAAAAGATTCAGGATAATTCCGTATTATACAAGAACCTTTTACAAGAATTGGTCCAAAAGGAAGGATTTAGCCTGCCTTCTTATAATACAGAAAGATCTGGCGAAGCTCATATTCCGACATTTATTTCATACGTGGAAGTTGAAGGGAAAGTTTTCACTGGTCAAGAAGCCAAAACCAAGAAACAGGCAGAGATGAATGCAGCAAAGGTTGCATACACCACTTTAAAAGAACAAAAAGGTAGTTTCATAATTTTCCATTTTATAATATGTCCACAAATATGGATCTGAATATTTATTGACCTATAAATGCTGAGGACTGATCATCATTGAAATGCAGTAAGTGAACTTCTGCACAACTTAGCTTCCTGCTCTTGCTGCATATTACATGTAAAACCCTCTGAATCTAACCATAGAATATAGATGAGCAGCAAGAGGAGGAATAAATGAGCTGCATATCCCATTAAAGCAACTGAGGCAGGGAGCCCTTTTCTGAAACAAGATTGTGGGAAATCTCAGAAGCTTTCCTGAAGTTTGTAAATTCTCTGGTGTCTTAAGGCCAAATACTATATTCTTTAGCATTCGAGAAAATATAAGTTAGATCATAATGTTAATGATAGAGAATTAAGAATTCAAGTTAAGGTCATTATAGTCAATCTATTAAATAACTAAACTGccattaaaatatttataaaaaaaatattaaaatattaagttatatttttttcttattattatatttttattaaggtTCAAGTGCCTGGTATCTTGGTATTTACTCTGAAATGCTGGTTGTTTTATTTCT harbors:
- the LOC107623203 gene encoding double-stranded RNA-binding protein 1 isoform X15, with product MYKTKVQELCQKRSWSLPEYETTRDGPDHNPRFTAAVTVNGIRYETPSLCRNSKEAQNNAAMLAFEHLSSQQPSVINPSPPPFPPKPRLMLRPKPKPNNIPITGTPTLPGLDSFPQPTLFPGLSSFPQHPSLFAHSAASSAPSHHCTPSASTGINNILPTSKVLPQKLEGGCQISQIIGPVTAARDTVTTADRKNMAHLYKNQLQNYAQKQNLPLPVYTSEWEGPPHAMRFKCKVTLDGQTYECPTAFSKLKDAEHAAAEVALLSLLRGGFQEIQDNSVLYKNLLQELVQKEGFSLPSYNTERSGEAHIPTFISYVEVEGKVFTGQEAKTKKQAEMNAAKVAYTTLKEQKGKSEQRSLLPLLDHPGKAPEPESVPDCSDSTVQTEFQHHANPNYPVIPGVISSSQPNKSKGKSEQRSLLPLLDHPGKALEPESVPDYLDSTVQTEFQHHANPNYPVIPGVISSSQPNKSKEKQCVKVCCKTLTEKIKEKKRRVCANPCTAIPSPEPVVTKKKGSSSASGCANGSMKDSFSSVVNASGCANGSMKDSFSSVVKAAAATPSLSDSKNMASNTNNMPSTASGSPGRRKRVVVYSRETNVEVEGGGTLMPISDEKWVAYEYSH
- the LOC107623203 gene encoding uncharacterized protein LOC107623203 isoform X12 yields the protein MYKTKVQELCQKRSWSLPEYETTRDGPDHNPRFTAAVTVNGIRYETPSLCRNSKEAQNNAAMLAFEHLSSQQPSVINPSPPPFPPKPRLMLRPKPKPNNIPITGTPTLPGLDSFPQPTLFPGLSSFPQHPSLFAHSAASSAPSHHCTPSASTGINNILPTSKVLPQKLEGGCQISQIIGPVTAARDTVTTADRKNMAHLYKNQLQNYAQKQNLPLPVYTSEWEGPPHAMRFKCKVTLDGQTYECPTAFSKLKDAEHAAAEVALLSLLRGGFQEIQDNSVLYKNLLQELVQKEGFSLPSYNTERSGEAHIPTFISYVEVEGKVFTGQEAKTKKQAEMNAAKVAYTTLKEQKGKSEQRSLLPLLDHPGKALEPESVPDCSDSTVQTEFQHHANPNYPVIPGVISSSQPNKSKGKSEQRSLLPLLDHPGKALEPESVPDCSDSTVQTEFQHHANPNYPVIPGVISSSQPNKSKGKSEQRSLLPLLDHPGKAPEPESVPDCSDSTVQTEFQHHANPNYPVIPGVISSSQPNKSKGKSEQRSLLPLLDHPGKALEPESVPDYLDSTVQTEFQHHANPNYPVIPGVISSSQPNKKPVVTKKKGSSSASGCANGSMKDSFSSVVNAAAATPSLSDSKNMASNTNNMPSTASGSPGRRKRVVVYSRETNVEVEGGGTLMPISDEKWVAYEYSH